From the Streptomyces sp. NBC_01216 genome, the window GCGCCCACGAGTCCGAAGACCTGCCCGTTGCCCGCGCGCGACCGATCGCGCGCGGCCATCCCGGTGACCTCGAGGGCGGGTCGGCGTACAGAGCGGGCGGCGGCCCGTACCGGTGTGCATGCGTCCGGCGCGTGCCGGCACCCGGCCGCGGCGGCCCGTTCGTCCCGTACCCCTTCGCGCCTTCGTCCCGTCGCCGGGACGCATGGATTCACGCTCGCGAAGGAGAGTTCCGTGACGACAAGGGCGACACGACGGGCCGCGGCGACGGCCACCGTCCACGGGTACCCGCGCCAGGGCCGGGACCGGGAACTGAAGAAGGCCGTCGAGGGGTACTGGCGGGGCGGCGTCGACGCCGAGACCCTGCGTAAGACCGCCCAGGACCTGCGCCGCGCCACCTGGATGCAACTGGCGGACGGGGGCATCACCGAGGTGCCGACCGGTGACTTCTCTTACTACGACCACGTCCTCGACACCAGCGTCATGGTCGGCGCAGTGCCCGACCGCCATCGCGACGCCGTCGCCGCCGACCCGCTCGACGGCTACTTCGCCATGGCGCGCGGCACGCAGGACCTGGCACCGCTGGAGATGACCAAGTGGTTCGACACCAACTACCACTACCTGGTCCCCGAACTCGGACCCGACACCGTGTTCACCGCCGACTCCGGCAAGCAGGTCGCGGAGCTGCGCGAGGCGCGGGCCCTGGGGCTCGCCGCCCGGCCGGTGCTGCTGGGTCCGGTCACCTACCTGCTGCTGGCCAAGCCGGCACCCGGCGTCGCCGACGGCTTCCGTCCCCTCTCCCTGCTCGACCGGCTGCTGCCCGTGTACGGCCAGGTGCTGGCCGACCTGAGGGCCTCCGGCGCCGAGTGGGTCCAGCTGGACGAACCCGCCCTGGTCCAGGACCGCACGGCGGCCGAACTCGACGCGGTCGCCCGGATCTACCACGAACTCGGCTCCCTCACCGACCGTCCCCGGCTGCTCGTCGCCTCCTACTTCGACCGGCTCGGCGCCGCCCTCCCCGTCCTGGTCAGGTCCCCCGTCGACGGGCTGGCCGTCGACTTCACCGGCCCCGCCGCCGCCAACCTCGACGACCTCGCCGCGGTCGGCGGGCTGCCCGGCCGCCGCCTGATCGCGGGGGTGGTCGACGGGCGCAACATCTGGATCAACGACCACGAGAAGTCCCTCGCCACGCTCGGCACCCTGCTGGGTCTCGCGGGGACGGTCGACGTCGCCGCCTCCTGCTCCCTGCTGCACGTCCCCCTCGACGCGACCGCCGAACGCGGCATCGACCCGCAGATCGCCCGCTGGCTCGCCTTCGCCCGCCAGAAGACGGCCGAGGTCTTCACCCTCGCCCGCGGCCTGTCCCGCGGCACCGAGGCGATCGCGGCGGAGCTCGCCGCCAACAAGGCCGCGCTCGCCTCCCGTTCGACATCGGCGCTCACCCGCGATCCGGCGGTACGGGCCAGGGCGGCGGCGGTCACCGACGCCGACCGCCGCCGTACGCAGCCCTACGGCCCGCGCGCCGCCGCCCAGCGCGACGCCCTCGGTCTGCCGCCGCTGCCGACCACGTCCATCGGCTCCTTCCCGCAGACCGACGAGCTCCGCGCCGCGCGGGCCGGGCTGCGGACGGGCCGGCTCGACACGGCGGGCTACGAGGAACGGATCGAGGCCGAGATCCGGGAGGTCGTCGCCTTCCAGGAGCGCGCCGGTCTGGACGTCCTCGTCCACGGCGAGCCGGAACGCAACGACATGGTGCAGTACTTCGCCGAGCAGCTCACCGGGTACCTCGCCACCCGGCACGGCTGGGTCCAGTCGTACGGGACCCGGTACGTCCGGCCGCCGATCCTGGCCGGGGACATCTCGCGCCCGGACCCGATGACGGTGCGCTGGACGACGTACGCCCAGTCGCTGACCGCGCGGCCCGTCAAGGGGATGCTGACCGGACCGGTCACGATGCTGGCCTGGTCCTTCGTCCGCGACGACCAGCCGCTCGCCGACACCGCCCGCCAGGTCGCGCTCGCGCTGCGCGACGAGGTGGCCGATCTGGAAGCGGCCGGGACCGCGGTGATCCAGGTGGACGAGCCCGCCTTGCGCGAGACGCTTCCCCTGCGGGCCGACCGGCACGCCGGGTACCTGGAGTGGGCGACGGAGGCGTTCCGGCTGACGACGAGCGGGGTCCGTCCGCAGACGCAGATCCACACCCACATGTGCTACGCGGAGTTCGGCGACATCCTGGGGGCGATCGACGACCTCGACGCGGACGTCATCAGCCTGGAGGCCGCCCGCTCGCACATGGCCGTCGCCGCCGAGCTCGCGTCGTCCGCGTATCCGCGCGAGGCGGGCCCCGGTGTCTGGGACATCCACTCGCCCCGGGTCCCGTCCCCCGGGGAGGCGACCGAGCTGCTGCGCGAAGCGCTCAAGGCGATCCCCGCCGACCGCCTGTGGGTCAACCCGGACTGCGGACTGAAGACGCGAGCCTGGCCGGAGACCCGGGCCTCGCTCGCGAGCCTGGTCGCGGCGGCCCGCACGCTGCGGACGGAACTGTCCGGATCGTGAACCGCCCGCCCCGGGGCGGCCGGAGCAGGCCGCCCCGGGGCCGCAGGGCCGGTGGGCCGGGCGGGGTCCCGGCCCACCGGAGCCGGCCGGGGGAGGGTGCGAGGCCGTTCCCGGCCCGTCGCACGGAGGTGCTCCCGCCGACCGGCCCGCCGATTCGCCTCTCCGGGCGAGTGCCGTGCACCGGCCGGGGGCAGGCGCGGTGAGGCGACGCGCTTCCCGCCGGGGCCGCGCGCATCATGGGCCGACCTGTTCCAGAGCCGACGGAGACGTATGACCGCCCCGCACACGCACCCGGACACCGGCACCCCGCTACGCGCGGCGGCTCTGCTGCGCCGTCCCCGACTGTGGCTGCTGCCCACGGTCCTCGCCGGCCTGCTCGCCCTACTGCTCTCGCTTCTCTACATGGGTGGCATCGTCAATCCGCAGGCCGCCCTGCGGAACCTGCCCATCGGCCTGGTCAACGCCGACCGGGGCGCTCCACCGCCGGGGCAGCGGGAGAACCTGGGGACGCAGATCAGCCGGGCCGTCACCGGCCGGCCGGACGCCGGCGCCGCATGGCACACCCTCACGCTGCGCGAGGCCCAGGACCAGCTCGACTCCGGGAAGCTCTACGGCGCCCTCGTCATCCCGGCGGACTTCACCTCGTCCGTCACCGCGCTCACGACACCGGACGCCACCGCGCGGCCCGTGATGACCGTGCTCACCAACCCCGGCAAGGGCAGCCTGGGTTCCTCACTGGCGAGCCAGATCTCCACGGCAGCCGCCCATCAGGCGTCCCGGGAGATCGGCACGCGCCTCACCGCGACCGGCGGCAGTGCGACCGTCCGGCTGCTGCTCGCCGACCCGGTGGAGGTGGTGACCCGAGTGGGTCATCCGCTCGGCGGCCACAGCGGCCTCGGTCTGAGCGCCTTCTACTACACCCTCCTGCTGGTCCTCGCCGGCTTCCTCGGGGCCAACGTGATCAGCAACGCCGTCGACACCTCGCTGGGCTACGCCGACAACGAGATCGGGCCCTGGCACACTCGTCTGCCCACGGTGCCGGTCGACCGTTCCCAGACACTGCTCCTGAAGATGGTCATGACCGCGGGCATCACCCCGCTCAGTGTCTCGCTGGTGATGCTGGCGTGCGTCGGGATCCTCGGCATGGACGCGTCCCACCTGCCGCTGCTGTGGGTCTACTCCGCCTGCGCTGCGCTCGCCGTCGGCCTCGGCGTCCAGGCCATCAACGCCGCCTTCGGCGGGGTCGGCCAGTTGGTCTCGATGTTCGTCTTCATCGTCCTCGGCCTGCCGTCGTCCGGTGCCACGGTACCGCTGCAGGCGGTTCCCGACTTCTACCGCTTCCTGTCGCACTTCGAGCCGATGCGCCAGCTCAGCGACGGGGTTCGGGCGATCCTCTACTTCGACGCCCGCGGCGACGCCGGCCTCACCCGGGCCTGGCTGATGATCGCCCTCGGCGCGGTACTGGCGCTGCTCTTCGGCTTCGCGATGACCTCCTACTACGACCGCAAGGGCCTCAAGCGTCTCACTCCGCAACCCGCCTGAGGGCCTGTCGGGTGGCCTGCGGCCGACAGGCGGGCGCGGGCCGGTGCGTGCGGTCTTCTGCGACACTGAGCGCGCGCCGCGACCGGCGGCGCCCGAGGAGGAGGGAAACGATCGCGGGATGCCCCGGTGGATCGTGCTGGCCATACCTGTCGAAGGCGTCGCGGACACGGATCGCGGCGCCCGCACCGTGACGGAGTTCGAGGGAAGCCCGGAGGACGCGGAGGCGGCCCTGCTGCGGACGGCGCACACCTACGAGCACCGCCTCTGGAAGGTGCGCCGCCGGGAGGTCTTCAGGTGCTCGGGCCGGTCCTGTTTCCTCCGTGTCCACGGACGGATGGCGACGTACGGGTTCCTCCTCCAGCTCGCCGAGCTGGTGCACGACTCCGACGGCGGGCCGGCACTCCGGCAAGACGTCTGAGCACCCGTCCCTCCACGCGCCGGGCGGAGCACCTCCCGCGGCGGCCGGCCCCCGGGCCCGGCGGGATCACGCCGGACGGTATGGGGCCGGCGGTGCTTTCCCGGCCGGCCGCGGAAGCGGCGCGGGAAGCGTCCCTTCGGGGTCCGCCACCTCGTCAGTCATGGATTCCTCGGTCGAACCCACGCGTCCGGCTCCCGGCACCGGTGACGCCGGGGGCCGGTGCCGCCCAGCTCCCGAGCAGGCGCAGCGCCTCGTCCGCGCGGGCGTCGGGCGGGGTGAAGACCACCAGGGAGTGCCCCGCGTCGCCGGGCAGGGCGAGCGTCTCGTAGGCGAGGTCGAAGCAGCCGACCACGGGATGCCGGAAGCCCTTCGTGCCGTACGACTTCTCCGCCACCTCCTGCGCCGCCCACAGGGAGCGGAACTCCGCGCTGTGGCGGCACAGTTCGGCGACGAGTCCGGCCGGCCCCGGGTCGTCCGGCCGGCGTCCGGCGGAGAAGCGGAGGAAGCCGACGGTCTGGCGGGCCACCTCCTCCCAGTGCGGGTACAGCGCACGGGCGTCGGCCTCGAGGAAGACATGACGGGCGAGGTTGGGCAGTCCGCCGGGAACCGGGGCGGGAAGCCCGACCAGGGCGCGGGCCAGGTCGTTGGCGTCGAGGACGTCCATCGCGGGACTCAGGACATAGGCGGGGACCGCGCCCACCGCGGCCAGCAGTCGGCGCAGTCCGTCCCGTACGGGCCTACCCCCCGCCGGGGCAGCGCCCCCGGCGGGGGCGGGACCGGAGACGCCGCGGACACGGGGCCGGCGGACCAGGTCGTACAGGTGCGCGCGCTCGGCCGTGTCGAGCCGCAGCGCCCGTGCCAGGGCGCCGAGTACGGCGTCGGACGGGTGGTGGGCCCGCCCCTGTTCCAGACGTGTGTAGTAGACGAGGCTGACGCCCGCGAGTTCGGCGACCTCCTCGCGCCGCAGCCCCGCGACCCGGCGCCGGCCGACGACAGGAAGCCCGGCCTCCTCCGGGGCCACCCGGGCCCGCCGGGACATCAGGAAGCTGCCGAGTTCGCTGGCTGGGTTCATGGCGCCAGTATCCGTCGTCGGAGGGCCGACAGCCTGTCCCCGCGAGTACCCCCCGGACGGCCCTCGTCTGGGCCGCCTGGTACTCGGCGGGTACTGGCTCCGTCTCCGCCGGGCCCGCAGCGTGGACCCCGTCACGGCACGAAGGCCGCGACGGACACGAACACGGACTCGAACAGGAGCATCCTCGATGCGCGCAGTGGTCTTCTCCCGGTACGGCGACGGTAGCGTTCTGGAGCTCGCCCAGCGGCCGGCACCGACCCCGGCGGACGGTGAGATCCTGGTGGAGGTCATGGCCTGCGGTGTGAACCCGGTCGACTGGAAGCACCGCGAAGGCGAGGTGCGCAGCGACAAGCCGTTCCCGCTGGGGATGGGCTGGGACGTGGCGGGAGTGGTGCGGGCCACGGTCCCGGGCGGCCCGGCGGTCGGTGAGGCCGTGTACGGGATGCTGCCCCTTCCCTACGGCGGCGCCTATCAGGAACTGGCGGTGCTGCCCGCCTCGGCCGTGGCGCCCAAGCCGGCCACTCTGTCGTACACGCAGGCAGCGGCCGTCCCCCTGGCCGCGCTGACGGCCTGGCAGGCGCTGGAGGCGGCCGGAGCGGGCGCGGGCCTGCGCGTCCTGGTGCACGCGGGCGCCGGGGGCGTCGGGCACTTCGCCGTTCAGTTCGCCCGGCACCTCGGGGCGCACGTCACCGCCACCGCTTCCGCCCGCAACCTGGACTTCCTGCGCGGGCTCGGTGTCGACGAGCCGGTCGACCGGGCGACGGCGGACCTGACCGACGCGGCCCCCTTCGACGTCGTGCTCGACACCGTCGGCGGCCGGGTGCAGCAGGAGTCCTGGCGGCTGCTGCGTCCCGGCGGCTCCCTCATCACCCTTCCGGAACCGCTCGACGAGGCGCACCGTCTGCCCGGCATCAGGGCTCGCCGCGTCATCGTCGGCCCCGACGGCGAGGCGCTGCGCCGGATCGGCGCGCTCGTCGACTCCGGTGCTGTGCGCGTCGAGGTCCAGTCCGTCCTGCCGTTGGAGAAGGCGGCGGAGGCCCACCGCATCAGCGAGGAGGGCCGGGTGCGCGGGAAGCTGGTCCTGAGCCTCTGAGCTGAGAACCTGTCGGCCGGCACGCTCCGCCGCCCGGCCGTCCAGGGAAGGGCCGGTGCGGGGCGGCGGCCGTCCCGGTAAGACGCGGAGCCGGGGCGGCCGGACCGGTCGGGCCGGGACGCACAGCGGGAGCGCGGCGCGGAAGGCGGCGCCCTGACCGGCAGCAGCTTCTTCACGCCCATGGTCGCCGGGGTGCTGACCCTGGTCGAGCCTCACCGCCTGTACGCGGGCGGGACCCACCGCTCGCTCGTCCTGATCGAGCCGACGCTGCCCGACATCGGCCTGCCTCCGTCGGGGCGCGCGCGGCCTCCGCCGAGCGGGCCTCCGAGATCGCGTACGGATCGATGACGCCCGGCCATACACGCGAGAACGTACGCGTCGACATCGTGAATGCCCCGGAAGGAGGCTGGCGCATGGGCGGGCGCGCCTGTACGGGCGAGGCTCCGGCAGCCGAGATCCGGCGAGCGGCCACCACGGGTCCGGCCGGCGGCTGACGCGGGGAAACCGGGGCCGGGTACGCCCGGACACTCCGCCGCGCGGACTCGTTGGACCTGGACGACTGCGCCGTGGACGGCTCTCATGTCCGGGCCCTCGAGGGGATCACGTCGGCCACTCTCCCGTTGACCGGGCCCGTCCAGGCTCCAAGCATCACCTGATCGTCGACCGCCACGGAACCCCGCTCGCCGTCACCCAGCTCCTGCCCCTACTTGATGCCGTCCCGCCGATCCGGGGGCTGCGGGGACGTCCCCGCCGTAAGCCCCGGCGCCTGTACGCCGACCGGGGCTACGACTTCGACAAGTACCGCCGCCTGCTCTGGAAACGGGGCAGCAAACCGCTGATCGCCCGACGAGGCGTCGCCCACGGCTCCGGACTGGGCAAGGTGCGCTGGGTCGTCGAGCGCGCCTTCGCCTGGCTGCACCAGTTCAAACGACTCCGCACCCGCTACGAACGACGCGCCGCTCTGCACCAGGGCCTGCTCGAACTGGCCTGCAGCCTCATATGCCTCCGCCGCCTCCGAAACTCATTCTGAAACGATCAGTCACGGCAGCCGTAGTTCCGCCGGGACAAGCCGGTCGCCGTCAGGACCGAGACGCTGAAGAACGACGGCTCGTACGAAGCCATTGAAAAAACGGGCCATGCCAGGATGGGTAGTGGCTGCGTCCGGGTTCTGGAATCACCACGTCGATACCGGGCAGCAGTTCCTCCTCCACTACCAGTGCGCTGACTCGGTCAGGGTGATCGGCTGCGAGCAGGTAGCCGACCGTGCCGCCCCAGTCGTGCCCGACGACGGCATAGCGGGCGATGCCGAGGTGGCCCACCAAGCGGGCCACATCCCCGGCCAGCTCCTGCTTGGCGAACCCGCCGACGACCCGCCGAGACCGCGAAGATCGACAGTGACTACCCGGAAGCCCCCGGCGACGAGCGCGGGCACGGTCAACCGCCAGTGGAACGAGGTGACCGGCCATCCGTGCAACAGCACAACCGCGGGGCCTGCACCCGCGTCGGACACTGCCAGGCGCACTCCGCCACCCACCTCTACCCATCCGTCCATGCGGCAAGTGCGCAGCACACAGTCCGGAGAAGATCACACCGCTCGCCTGCCCTCAGTGAACA encodes:
- the metE gene encoding 5-methyltetrahydropteroyltriglutamate--homocysteine S-methyltransferase, with amino-acid sequence MTTRATRRAAATATVHGYPRQGRDRELKKAVEGYWRGGVDAETLRKTAQDLRRATWMQLADGGITEVPTGDFSYYDHVLDTSVMVGAVPDRHRDAVAADPLDGYFAMARGTQDLAPLEMTKWFDTNYHYLVPELGPDTVFTADSGKQVAELREARALGLAARPVLLGPVTYLLLAKPAPGVADGFRPLSLLDRLLPVYGQVLADLRASGAEWVQLDEPALVQDRTAAELDAVARIYHELGSLTDRPRLLVASYFDRLGAALPVLVRSPVDGLAVDFTGPAAANLDDLAAVGGLPGRRLIAGVVDGRNIWINDHEKSLATLGTLLGLAGTVDVAASCSLLHVPLDATAERGIDPQIARWLAFARQKTAEVFTLARGLSRGTEAIAAELAANKAALASRSTSALTRDPAVRARAAAVTDADRRRTQPYGPRAAAQRDALGLPPLPTTSIGSFPQTDELRAARAGLRTGRLDTAGYEERIEAEIREVVAFQERAGLDVLVHGEPERNDMVQYFAEQLTGYLATRHGWVQSYGTRYVRPPILAGDISRPDPMTVRWTTYAQSLTARPVKGMLTGPVTMLAWSFVRDDQPLADTARQVALALRDEVADLEAAGTAVIQVDEPALRETLPLRADRHAGYLEWATEAFRLTTSGVRPQTQIHTHMCYAEFGDILGAIDDLDADVISLEAARSHMAVAAELASSAYPREAGPGVWDIHSPRVPSPGEATELLREALKAIPADRLWVNPDCGLKTRAWPETRASLASLVAAARTLRTELSGS
- a CDS encoding YhgE/Pip domain-containing protein, coding for MTAPHTHPDTGTPLRAAALLRRPRLWLLPTVLAGLLALLLSLLYMGGIVNPQAALRNLPIGLVNADRGAPPPGQRENLGTQISRAVTGRPDAGAAWHTLTLREAQDQLDSGKLYGALVIPADFTSSVTALTTPDATARPVMTVLTNPGKGSLGSSLASQISTAAAHQASREIGTRLTATGGSATVRLLLADPVEVVTRVGHPLGGHSGLGLSAFYYTLLLVLAGFLGANVISNAVDTSLGYADNEIGPWHTRLPTVPVDRSQTLLLKMVMTAGITPLSVSLVMLACVGILGMDASHLPLLWVYSACAALAVGLGVQAINAAFGGVGQLVSMFVFIVLGLPSSGATVPLQAVPDFYRFLSHFEPMRQLSDGVRAILYFDARGDAGLTRAWLMIALGAVLALLFGFAMTSYYDRKGLKRLTPQPA
- a CDS encoding helix-turn-helix transcriptional regulator, coding for MNPASELGSFLMSRRARVAPEEAGLPVVGRRRVAGLRREEVAELAGVSLVYYTRLEQGRAHHPSDAVLGALARALRLDTAERAHLYDLVRRPRVRGVSGPAPAGGAAPAGGRPVRDGLRRLLAAVGAVPAYVLSPAMDVLDANDLARALVGLPAPVPGGLPNLARHVFLEADARALYPHWEEVARQTVGFLRFSAGRRPDDPGPAGLVAELCRHSAEFRSLWAAQEVAEKSYGTKGFRHPVVGCFDLAYETLALPGDAGHSLVVFTPPDARADEALRLLGSWAAPAPGVTGAGSRTRGFDRGIHD
- a CDS encoding NADP-dependent oxidoreductase; translated protein: MRAVVFSRYGDGSVLELAQRPAPTPADGEILVEVMACGVNPVDWKHREGEVRSDKPFPLGMGWDVAGVVRATVPGGPAVGEAVYGMLPLPYGGAYQELAVLPASAVAPKPATLSYTQAAAVPLAALTAWQALEAAGAGAGLRVLVHAGAGGVGHFAVQFARHLGAHVTATASARNLDFLRGLGVDEPVDRATADLTDAAPFDVVLDTVGGRVQQESWRLLRPGGSLITLPEPLDEAHRLPGIRARRVIVGPDGEALRRIGALVDSGAVRVEVQSVLPLEKAAEAHRISEEGRVRGKLVLSL